In the genome of Candidatus Electrothrix rattekaaiensis, the window TTTAGGACGCCGGGCTGTGCCCGTACGCAGAGTCGATGACTCGTTCTTTTTCAGTAAATATATGAGAATTGGTTCGGAATATATAATTCATGAAAATCTCTGTCAAGGCGAAACAGGGCGTTGAAAGGACTTTGCCGGTTTTTTCCGACCTAGGAAAGGGGGAAGGATAGATGACCCTTTTTCTTTATTTTACCTTTTTTAGACAGGAGGTTAACGTATATTACACCCTACTGAAGGGGCTTTCTGGGCAGAGAAAATTGCTTTACATTTTAGTCTTGATACACGTAAAATATGTACACTTTCTTTTCGTTGCCGCCCCTGAAATCCTCTTGAATCTCAAGAATCACAAAATATCACAAAATAATGTTGAAAATTTCCCCGGTCGCGCTCACAGCCTGTTCCGGTTATGATAAGCAGGCCCTTTCCCAAGCCCTTGACCGAGTTCTGACGACGCTTGAACTGCCGACCAACCTTCACTCCTCTGACGTGCTGCTGAAGCCGAACCTGATCAGTGCCAAGGCAGGACCGCTTGCCTGTACAGAAGGTGCCCTAATCTTGACTGTCGCTCGTCGGTTCCTTGACCAAGGTGCTCGGGTCGGCATTGGAGATTCACCGGCCTTTGGCACAGCAGCCTCAGTCCTTAAAAATCTTCACCTGCTTGACGAGCTGGCACACCTCGGTGTTCAGATTCGTTCGTTCAAACAAGGTATACCCACCGAACTTCCCGGCGGCGGACAGGCGGTCCTAGCCCGCGCCGCTTTGGAATGCGACCTGCTCGTTAATATGCCCCGAGTCAAGGCCCATGTTCAGGCTCGACTGACCATGGCCGTAAAAAACTATTTCGGCTGCCTTGTCGGCTTACGCAAGGCCTGGTGGCATATGGCCTATGGCGGAAACACGCCCTGTACAGAAAAAAGATTCTTTGACCGCCTTATCCGCATTCCGGCAGCCCTTCCCGCTTCGCTCAGTCTTATTGACGGCATTGTCGCCATGCACAGGAGCGGCCCCATGAACGGCACGCCCTACCCTTTATCAATCCTTGCGGCCTCGACCAATGCTGTGGCGGCGGACAGGGCTTTTCATGCCGTCCTTCGCGTTGATCCCCAGGATAGCCCGGTAATGGCAGCCTGCCAACGTGCCAATATGGATGGAGCAGCTCTTGCACAGCTGTCCTTTCCCTTAGCCAGACCGGAAGATCTTCAGATTGATGATTTTCAGGTTCCCGGCATCCTCAACCCTGTTCGCTTTAATCCCTTCCGTTTTTTGAAAAGCAGCATCCGCAGGGTTTTCATGAACAACGACAGGTTATTAGAAAAAAATGACCACAAGTGAACATAACCATTACTCTTGCAAAGACAATCACCGCAAGGTACATTCACTTGTAAATAATTTATGATAACAATCAGCACGGTCTGTTCTGACCTAAACCGACTTCCGGTTTACTCCGACGCGATGAGGAAAAAACGGAGAAATAAACAGGTACCAGTGCTGAACCATTTCTTTTTTTTGCACAGGAGGTGAACTAGATGTTTCAATTGCAGGGAAAAACAGCTCTCATTACCGGGGGGTCTCGGGGGATCGGGCGGGCAATCGCTGTGCGGCTGGCAGAGCACGGCGTCAATATTGTAGTAAACTATGTCCGGCACCGTCGAGATGCAGAAGAAACCGTTGCTGCCATTGAAAAATACGGCGTAGGCTGCCTTGCAATTAAGGCCAATGTTGCCAAGGAAGCAGACGTGCAGAGAATGTTCGACGAAATCCAAGGCACGTATAAGAGCATGGACATCTTGGTTTCCAATGCAGCCTCTGGAGTACTGAAACCGGCTATGGAGCTCACCCAGCGTCATTGGGACTGGGCTATGGACATCAATGCCCGAGCCATGCTCACGCTAACCCAGCATGCTGTACCGATGATGCAGAACGGCGGG includes:
- the fabL gene encoding enoyl-[acyl-carrier-protein] reductase FabL, with the translated sequence MFQLQGKTALITGGSRGIGRAIAVRLAEHGVNIVVNYVRHRRDAEETVAAIEKYGVGCLAIKANVAKEADVQRMFDEIQGTYKSMDILVSNAASGVLKPAMELTQRHWDWAMDINARAMLTLTQHAVPMMQNGGRILGVSSLGAVRAVPNYTVVGASKAALESLVRHLAVELGPKGITVNTISAGVVDTDALKKFPNRDEIIGRSLEMTPLGRLTTPEDVADLALFLCSEGASMIHGQAVVVDGGYAIQG
- a CDS encoding DUF362 domain-containing protein — encoded protein: MLKISPVALTACSGYDKQALSQALDRVLTTLELPTNLHSSDVLLKPNLISAKAGPLACTEGALILTVARRFLDQGARVGIGDSPAFGTAASVLKNLHLLDELAHLGVQIRSFKQGIPTELPGGGQAVLARAALECDLLVNMPRVKAHVQARLTMAVKNYFGCLVGLRKAWWHMAYGGNTPCTEKRFFDRLIRIPAALPASLSLIDGIVAMHRSGPMNGTPYPLSILAASTNAVAADRAFHAVLRVDPQDSPVMAACQRANMDGAALAQLSFPLARPEDLQIDDFQVPGILNPVRFNPFRFLKSSIRRVFMNNDRLLEKNDHK